One window from the genome of Rhodanobacteraceae bacterium encodes:
- a CDS encoding 2Fe-2S iron-sulfur cluster binding domain-containing protein: protein MNAEHLVQLAGSGKSFRVGAGDTVLAAARRAGLALPYSCLSGSCGSCKGRLVSGEVTYPYNPPSALSAAEQADGQVLLCQAVASSDLTIAIREVDAVAGIPIRQLAVKVAAKHRLCDDVMELKLLPARREAFNYLPGQYLDILLPEGKRRAFSIANAPHQGDTLDLHIRRVSGGGFTQFVFDELRLGQVLRIEAPLGTFVPREGGDRPILLMAGGTGFAPIKAIVEHLIERHTHRALHIYWGARHVEDLYLESLCRQWQDSHSNVRYTPVLSEASALERNQYRSGPVHEAVLKDFPDLSRFDIYMSGPPPMIEAGRRDFVAAGLPDDRLYYDSFDYAPDVLAALIRARSAAPG, encoded by the coding sequence ATGAATGCAGAGCACCTGGTGCAACTGGCCGGCAGCGGCAAGTCCTTTCGCGTGGGAGCGGGTGACACCGTGCTGGCTGCCGCCCGCCGAGCCGGCCTGGCTTTGCCCTACAGCTGTCTTTCCGGCAGCTGTGGCAGCTGCAAGGGTCGACTGGTCAGCGGTGAAGTGACCTACCCCTACAATCCACCGAGCGCCCTCAGCGCGGCCGAGCAGGCCGATGGCCAGGTGCTGCTGTGTCAGGCCGTGGCCAGCAGCGATCTGACCATCGCCATCCGCGAGGTGGATGCCGTCGCCGGCATTCCGATCCGCCAGCTGGCGGTCAAGGTGGCGGCCAAACATCGGCTCTGCGACGACGTCATGGAACTGAAACTGCTGCCGGCCCGGCGCGAAGCCTTCAACTACTTGCCCGGTCAGTATCTGGACATCCTGCTGCCCGAGGGCAAGCGTCGGGCTTTCTCGATCGCCAATGCGCCGCATCAAGGCGACACCCTGGATCTGCACATACGGCGGGTCAGCGGCGGCGGCTTCACTCAGTTCGTGTTCGACGAGCTGCGTCTGGGGCAGGTGCTGCGCATCGAGGCGCCGCTCGGCACTTTCGTGCCGCGTGAGGGTGGCGACCGGCCGATCCTGCTGATGGCCGGCGGCACCGGATTTGCCCCGATCAAGGCCATCGTCGAACACCTGATCGAGCGCCACACCCATCGCGCGCTGCACATCTACTGGGGAGCGCGCCATGTCGAGGATCTGTACCTGGAATCGCTGTGCCGGCAGTGGCAGGACAGCCACAGCAATGTGCGCTACACGCCGGTGTTGAGCGAAGCCAGCGCGCTGGAGCGGAACCAATACCGATCCGGTCCGGTCCATGAGGCCGTACTCAAGGATTTTCCGGACCTCTCGCGTTTCGATATCTACATGAGCGGGCCACCACCGATGATCGAGGCCGGCCGCCGCGATTTCGTCGCCGCTGGTCTGCCGGATGATCGGCTGTACTACGATTCCTTCGACTACGCGCCAGACGTGCTGGCAGCATTGATCCGGGCCCGTTCCGCTGCCCCCGGATAA
- a CDS encoding DUF2845 domain-containing protein has product MRIRLLLSLTVALSLYPWPAQAMRCGNQLVLQGMSRYEVRKRCGNPDDESRYYRTVYRQNAINEAVAIEIEIEEWIYDFGSNKFARRLIFVNGRLQDEELVD; this is encoded by the coding sequence ATGCGTATCCGCCTGCTGCTGTCGCTGACCGTTGCCCTGAGCCTCTACCCCTGGCCCGCGCAGGCCATGCGTTGCGGCAATCAGCTGGTGCTGCAGGGGATGTCGCGCTACGAAGTCCGCAAGCGCTGCGGCAATCCCGACGACGAGAGCCGCTACTACCGCACCGTGTACCGACAGAACGCGATCAACGAGGCGGTGGCCATCGAGATCGAGATCGAGGAGTGGATCTACGACTTCGGATCGAACAAGTTCGCGCGCCGGCTGATCTTCGTCAACGGTCGTCTGCAGGACGAGGAACTGGTCGATTGA
- a CDS encoding mechanosensitive ion channel family protein codes for MDRLIEVFSNLPWASQIAAWSLRLTTALLVLLLGLWIVRLAANALARLMTRMNVDPMLRDFLSSVLKGVLTVLVLAGALDSLGVPMTSILAALGAAGLAIALALRDSLANLAAGVTLILLKPFRVGDVIEIAGQKGKVEGMRLMHTVLVTPDNCELVLPNSHVASEPITNFTRRDTRRIDLVIGIAYEDDIGKAFSVIDRVLKAESRVLAEPEPMLLVDQLGESSVDLAIRPWVATPDLLATRASLLRQIKEELGAAGIDIPFPQRVLHVVKDTAAQA; via the coding sequence ATGGATCGTTTGATCGAAGTCTTCTCCAACTTGCCCTGGGCCAGCCAGATCGCGGCCTGGAGCCTACGCCTGACCACCGCCCTGCTGGTTCTGCTGCTGGGACTGTGGATCGTGCGCCTGGCTGCCAATGCGCTGGCGCGACTGATGACCCGCATGAATGTCGACCCCATGCTGCGCGACTTCCTGAGCAGTGTGCTCAAGGGCGTACTCACCGTGCTGGTGCTGGCCGGCGCGCTGGATTCGCTTGGTGTACCGATGACCTCGATCCTTGCGGCCCTCGGTGCCGCCGGTCTGGCGATCGCTCTGGCCCTGCGCGACTCGCTGGCCAATCTGGCCGCCGGCGTCACCCTGATCCTGCTGAAGCCATTCCGGGTGGGTGATGTCATCGAGATCGCCGGTCAGAAAGGCAAGGTCGAGGGCATGCGCCTGATGCATACGGTGCTGGTAACACCGGACAACTGCGAGCTGGTACTGCCGAACTCGCACGTGGCGAGCGAGCCGATCACCAACTTCACCCGGCGCGACACCCGCCGTATTGATCTGGTGATCGGTATTGCCTATGAGGACGACATCGGCAAGGCCTTCAGCGTCATCGACCGGGTGCTCAAGGCCGAATCCCGGGTGCTGGCCGAGCCCGAGCCGATGCTGCTGGTCGATCAGCTCGGGGAGAGCAGTGTCGATCTGGCCATACGGCCCTGGGTGGCGACTCCGGACTTGCTGGCCACCCGCGCCAGCTTGCTGCGTCAGATCAAGGAAGAACTCGGCGCCGCCGGCATCGACATTCCCTTCCCGCAGCGGGTGCTGCATGTGGTCAAGGACACGGCCGCACAGGCGTAG
- a CDS encoding DUF4124 domain-containing protein gives MSSLLRLLLTALALLLAATAPAATIYKCRQAGGVVSYQDNPCPGRQIGVLRTPTTAAAARAPASAPAKATPDAPRPTPTARAPRPSFKCVRPDGSHYFTGNARPARMLVDASNTMAKRVAGAPAAPPGKAWAEDQCASSTRAESCQYYQEQIAANDAREAAAKGTDAARLKREGQRLRAIRNHRCN, from the coding sequence ATGAGTTCATTGTTGCGCCTCTTGCTGACTGCCCTGGCTCTGCTGCTCGCCGCAACGGCGCCGGCAGCCACCATCTACAAATGCCGCCAGGCTGGTGGGGTGGTCAGCTATCAGGACAATCCCTGCCCGGGCCGACAGATTGGCGTGTTGCGCACGCCGACCACTGCAGCAGCCGCGCGCGCGCCAGCATCCGCTCCGGCCAAGGCCACGCCCGACGCGCCGAGACCGACGCCCACGGCGCGGGCACCGCGACCGTCCTTCAAATGTGTGCGTCCCGACGGCAGCCACTATTTCACCGGCAATGCACGACCGGCGCGGATGCTCGTCGATGCCTCCAACACCATGGCCAAACGGGTCGCTGGCGCGCCCGCGGCACCGCCCGGCAAGGCCTGGGCCGAAGACCAGTGTGCCAGCAGCACCCGTGCGGAGAGCTGCCAGTACTATCAGGAACAGATCGCGGCCAACGATGCCCGCGAGGCCGCGGCCAAGGGCACCGATGCCGCACGTCTGAAGCGCGAAGGGCAACGTCTGCGGGCGATCCGCAACCATCGCTGCAATTGA